A section of the Papio anubis isolate 15944 chromosome 4, Panubis1.0, whole genome shotgun sequence genome encodes:
- the INMT gene encoding indolethylamine N-methyltransferase, with product MEGGFTGGDEYQKHFLPRDYLATYYSFDGSPSPEAEILKFNLECLHKTFGPGGLQGDTLIDIGSGPTIYQVLAACESFRDITLSDFTDRNREELEKWLKKEPGAYDWTPVVKFACELEGNSGRWEEKEEKLRAAVKRVLKCDVHLGNPLAPAVLPPADCVLTLLAMECACCSLDAYRTALCNLASLLKPCGHLVTTVTLQISSYMVGKREFSCVALEKEEVEQAVLDAGFDIEQLLQNPQSYSVTNAASSGVCFIVARKKPRP from the exons ATGGAGGGTGGCTTCACTGGGGGTGATGAGTACCAGAAGCACTTCCTGCCCAGGGACTACTTGGCCACTTACTACAGCTTCGATGGCAGCCCCTCACCCGAGGCTGAGATACTGAAGTTTAACTTGGAATGTCTCCACAAGACCTTCGGGCCTG GAGGCCTTCAAGGGGACACGCTGATCGACATTGGCTCAGGCCCTACCATCTACCAAGTTCTCGCTGCCTGTGAGTCCTTCCGAGACATCACTCTCTCCGACTTTACTGACCGCAACCGGGAGGAGCTGGAAAAGTGGCTGAAGAAGGAGCCGGGGGCCTATGACTGGACCCCGGTGGTGAAATTCGCCTGTGAGCTGGAAGGAAACAG cgGCCgttgggaggagaaggaggagaagctgCGGGCAGCAGTGAAGCGGGTGCTCAAGTGTGATGTCCACCTGGGCAACCCGCTGGCCCCTGCTGTGTTGCCCCCCGCCGACTGTGTGCTTACCCTGCTGGCCATGGAGTGTGCCTGCTGTAGCCTTGATGCCTACCGCACTGCACTGTGCAACCTTGCCTCACTGCTCAAGCCGTGTGGCCACCTGGTGACCACAGTCACGCTTCAGATCTCATCCTACATGGTGGGGAAGCGTGAATTTTCCTGTGTGGccctggagaaggaggaggtggagcaGGCTGTCCTGGATGCTGGCTTTGACATTGAACAGCTCCTACAGAATCCCCAGAGCTACTCTGTCACCAATGCTGCCAGCTCTGGGGTCTGCTTCATTGTGGCTCGCAAGAAGCCTAGGCCCTGA